In Solanum stenotomum isolate F172 chromosome 6, ASM1918654v1, whole genome shotgun sequence, one DNA window encodes the following:
- the LOC125869149 gene encoding agamous-like MADS-box protein AGL9 homolog, which translates to MGRGRVELKRIENKINRQVTFAKRRNGLLKKAYELSVLCDAEVALIIFSNRGKLYEFCSSSSMLKTLERYQKCNYGAPEPNISTREALEISSQQEYLKLKGRYEALQRTQRNLLGEDLGPLNSKELESLERQLDMSLKQIRSTRTQLMLDQLTDHQRKEHELNEANRTLKQRLMEGSQLNLQWQPNAQDVGYGRQTTQNQGDGFFHPLDCEPTLQIGYQNDPITVGGAGPSVNNYMAGWLP; encoded by the exons atgggaaGGGGTAGGGTTGAGCTAAAGAGAATAGAGAACAAGATCAACAGGCAAGTGACCTTTGCTAAGAGAAGAAATGGACTTTTGAAGAAAGCTTATGAGCTTTCTGTTCTTTGTGACGCTGAGGTTGCTCTTATCATCTTCTCTAATAGGGGAAAACTCTATGAGTTCTGCAGTAGCTCTAG CATGCTAAAGACGTTGGAGAGGTACCAGAAGTGCAACTATGGAGCACCTGAACCGAATATATCCACACGAGAAGCACTG GAAATTAGTAGCCAGCAGGAGTACTTGAAGCTTAAAGGACGTTACGAAGCATTGCAGCGAACACAGAG GAATCTTCTTGGTGAAGATCTTGGTCCTTTGAACAGCAAAGAACTTGAATCACTTGAGAGGCAACTTGATATGTCGCTCAAACAGATCAGATCAACTCGG ACTCAGTTAATGTTGGATCAACTTACAGATCATCAGAGAAAG GAACATGAATTGAACGAAGCCAACAGAACCTTGAAACAAAGG TTGATGGAAGGAAGCCAACTAAATCTGCAGTGGCAGCCAAATGCACAAGATGTGGGCTACGGCCGACAAACAACTCAAAATCAGGGTGATGGCTTCTTTCATCCTTTGGATTGTGAACCTACTTTGCAAATTGG GTATCAGAATGATCCAATAACAGTAGGAGGAGCAGGTCCGAGTGTGAATAACTACATGGCTGGCTGGTTGCCTTGA